The DNA window TCAGCGGGACGGACCTGTGAGTGCTCTCTTCGCCCGCGCTCTCTACGCCCGTACCCTCTTTCTCCTTTGGGATAGACGTTCCCCCCGACAACACCTATCATGTCCGGCCCGTCCCCTCGTAGGACCACTGCTCTCGCACTGTTATGCCGGACGAAATCTCCCCTACCCGTACGTCGCCCGTCGCCATCGTAGGGGCCGGTGCAGTGGGCACGGCGCTCGCCCGGCGGCTCGTGACGCAAGGGCATCCGGTACAGGCCGTGCTCAGCCGAACTGCGGACTCCGCCCAGGCGCTGGCCGAGCGGGTGGAGGCCCCAGTTGATTCCGATGATGTTTCGGCCCTGCCGAGCGACGTGCGGCTCGTGCTCCTCTGCGTCCCCGACGACGCGATTGCCTCCGTGGCCGAGCGGCTTGCAACGGTCGATCATCCGTGGGCGGACACCATCGTGGGCCACACCTCCGGGGCACACACCGCCGAGATCCTGTCGCCGCTGGCGGACCGGGGAGCGGCGACGCTCAGCTTTCACCCGCTCCAAACCTTCGCGCCCACAACGCCGCCCGAAGCCTTTGAGAACATTCTCGTAGGGGTGGAGGGCAAGGCGTCGGCTGTGGCGGCGGGAACTGCCCTCGCCAAAACCATCGGGGCTCGTCCTGTGGAGCTTACCGCGGAAAGCAAAGCCCTGTACCACTGCGCCGCCGCACTGGCCTCGAACGGACTCGTGGCCCTCATGGCCGTGGTGGAAGAGGTGTTTGCGGCGGCAGACGTGGACGCGCCTGCCGTCGACCTCGTGGCCCCGCTCGTACACCAGACCTGGCAAAACCTGAAAGAGGACTCGCCCGAACGCAGTCTCACCGGTCCCGTGGCCCGGGGCGACCGTGCGACGGTCGAGTCGCACCTGGACGCGCTGAGCGACGCGGCCCCACACCTCGTCCCTCTCTACGCCGCCCTCTCCACAGAAATGACCCGCACCGCCGTCCGCGGGGGACACCTCGACAGTGCCACTGCGGAGGAAGTGCTTCAAATGCTCCAAAAACCCCTACAGTCCTCCTCCAATTCTCCAGATTCAACAGGGGCTTTGCATTGATTCTTTCGAAGAATGGTGTTTTCTTCATGCGACACCCACACAATGCGGAACCCGTACCGGGTTTTGTTCGATATCACGGGCTGTTGTGACGCTGGCGTCCGAATGAGATTGTTGCGCCCTCTGAGCCCGTTTCCCTACGGTTGTAGAGTGCAGATGTCTCAGGAAACAGATTCGGGTGCCGGTGATGCTCACAGACTTCCCCATAGCAGCTTGTTGACATGAATACGCGCCGCAGTGCCTCTCCCGACGCGTCCTCGACTTCGGACGAAACCGCCTATCGGGAGCGCATTGAACGCCGCCCTCTCCTTCTGGAGCAGGAAGGCGACCACTCCCGTTCTTCCGAGGTCACTCAGCCGGACGTGGAGGCCCTTCAGGCACTGATCGAGCGGGTCGGGCAGGAAGGATCGGCCTTTCAATCCGTCGCGGTGGCGGCGGTGCAGATCCTCGAGCGGGCCCTGTCCTACGAACGCGAAGCGGCCGATGCCGCCCTTTCGCTCGGCCAGCAAGAAAAGCTGCAATCAATGGTCAACACGGCCGAGCAGGCCGTCGCCCTCCTCCGAAGCACCCTTACCTCTCAGGGCAGCGGCAAGGTCATCCACCTGTGTGCGCAAGGTGAGCCCCCGACCCCTGCCGACAACCAGCCCTGGTGGTTTGCCCTCACCGATGCTCTGGAAGTGCTGGAAGAGGGCACCGGCCGCATGACCTCGCTCACCACGGCCCAGGCCGAAGGCAGCCCGGCGTGCGAACTGAGCCGCGCCGTGGCCCAACTCCTCCGCGAGCATCACGACGCTCTGCTCCTCGAAGCCGACGAGTGGATCTCGTAGGCCGAGGCCGCATGATTTTTCCCGTTTCCTCAGACGCAGCCCGGCACCCGGGAGGCGTCTTTTT is part of the Salinibacter sp. 10B genome and encodes:
- a CDS encoding DUF2520 domain-containing protein encodes the protein MPDEISPTRTSPVAIVGAGAVGTALARRLVTQGHPVQAVLSRTADSAQALAERVEAPVDSDDVSALPSDVRLVLLCVPDDAIASVAERLATVDHPWADTIVGHTSGAHTAEILSPLADRGAATLSFHPLQTFAPTTPPEAFENILVGVEGKASAVAAGTALAKTIGARPVELTAESKALYHCAAALASNGLVALMAVVEEVFAAADVDAPAVDLVAPLVHQTWQNLKEDSPERSLTGPVARGDRATVESHLDALSDAAPHLVPLYAALSTEMTRTAVRGGHLDSATAEEVLQMLQKPLQSSSNSPDSTGALH